From Cronobacter turicensis z3032, the proteins below share one genomic window:
- the fliN gene encoding Flagellar motor switch protein fliN — protein sequence MSDINKPSDEKAGDVDDLWADALNEQKGTGDSAEDLWADALSEQKTAGKSSADSVFRALEGGDMIGALQDINLIMDIPVKLTVELGRTRMTIKELLRLTQGSVVALDGLAGEPLDILINGYLIAQGEVVVVADKYGVRITDIITPSERMRRLSR from the coding sequence ATGAGTGACATTAACAAACCGTCCGATGAAAAAGCAGGTGACGTGGACGATCTGTGGGCTGATGCATTGAACGAACAAAAAGGCACCGGCGATTCCGCAGAGGATCTGTGGGCCGATGCGTTGAGCGAGCAGAAAACCGCGGGCAAGAGTTCGGCGGACAGCGTGTTCCGCGCGCTGGAAGGCGGCGACATGATTGGTGCGTTGCAGGATATCAACCTGATTATGGATATCCCGGTCAAACTCACCGTGGAGCTGGGCCGCACCCGCATGACCATCAAAGAGCTGCTGCGTCTGACGCAGGGTTCCGTGGTCGCGCTTGACGGTCTCGCCGGCGAACCGCTGGATATTCTGATTAACGGTTACCTGATTGCTCAGGGTGAAGTCGTGGTCGTCGCCGATAAATATGGCGTGCGCATCACCGATATCATCACCCCGTCAGAACGTATGCGTCGCCTGAGTCGTTAA
- the fliO gene encoding Flagellar protein fliO: MKNQTTVPQPAMPDAGSSLIQVSGALTLIILFILLFAWMAKRFGFAAKTTGIRGLKLHSSLSVGAREKIVIVEVEDARLVLGVTATSITPLHTLPPAPPAQEPETVPGAEFQNLMKNLLKRSGRK, from the coding sequence ATGAAAAATCAGACCACTGTCCCACAGCCGGCAATGCCCGACGCCGGCTCATCCTTAATCCAGGTAAGCGGCGCGCTAACGCTGATTATCCTCTTTATTCTGCTGTTTGCCTGGATGGCAAAGCGTTTTGGCTTCGCGGCTAAAACCACCGGGATCCGTGGTCTGAAGCTTCACAGCAGCCTGAGCGTTGGGGCTCGCGAAAAGATTGTGATTGTCGAAGTGGAAGATGCCCGCCTGGTGCTGGGTGTGACCGCCACCTCGATTACGCCGCTGCACACCCTCCCGCCTGCGCCGCCCGCGCAGGAGCCGGAAACCGTGCCTGGCGCTGAATTCCAGAACCTGATGAAAAATCTGCTTAAGCGTAGCGGGAGAAAGTAA
- the fliJ gene encoding Flagellar fliJ protein has protein sequence MKQNGALNTLKDMAEKEVDDAALRLGEMRRGCQQAEEQLSMLMNYQQEYRNNLNQTMTQGIASNRWVNYQQFIQTLEKAIEQHRLQLSQWNNKVDQALSFWKEKKQRLQAWQTLQDRQASAALLAENRLDQKRMDEFAQRASMRKGE, from the coding sequence ATGAAACAAAATGGCGCGCTGAACACGCTTAAAGATATGGCTGAGAAAGAAGTCGACGATGCCGCGTTGCGGCTTGGCGAAATGCGTCGCGGCTGTCAGCAGGCGGAAGAACAACTTTCGATGCTGATGAACTATCAGCAGGAATATCGCAATAACCTGAATCAGACCATGACGCAGGGGATTGCCAGTAACCGCTGGGTCAATTACCAGCAGTTTATCCAGACGCTGGAAAAAGCGATTGAACAGCATCGCCTCCAGCTGTCGCAGTGGAACAACAAAGTCGATCAGGCGCTCTCGTTCTGGAAAGAGAAAAAGCAGCGTCTTCAGGCCTGGCAAACACTCCAGGACCGGCAGGCCAGCGCGGCGCTGCTGGCGGAAAACCGGCTCGATCAAAAAAGAATGGATGAATTTGCCCAGCGGGCATCAATGAGGAAAGGCGAATGA
- the fliQ gene encoding Flagellar biosynthetic protein fliQ — protein sequence MTPESVMMMGTEAMKVALALAAPLLLVALVTGLFISILQAATQINEMTLSFIPKILAVFVVIVAAGPWMLNLLLDYMRTLFSNLPYIIG from the coding sequence ATGACGCCAGAATCGGTCATGATGATGGGCACGGAAGCCATGAAAGTCGCGCTCGCGCTTGCAGCGCCCCTGCTGCTGGTGGCGCTGGTTACCGGCCTGTTTATCAGTATTTTGCAGGCGGCTACCCAGATTAACGAAATGACGCTGTCGTTCATTCCGAAAATTCTGGCGGTGTTTGTGGTTATCGTGGCGGCGGGCCCGTGGATGCTCAACCTGCTGCTCGACTATATGCGCACCCTGTTTTCTAACCTGCCGTATATCATCGGCTGA
- the fliK gene encoding Flagellar hook-length control protein: MITLPNVVLTSDVDATGTGAGLKGLDAKGGDAAQDFLALLGQHFAGGLPLADGKTLSLAQLQGAGKETLAGKTLADATAGQPGVQNDLARLLDQLTNGEITPADLTLAAGDAQAVTADAAKPALKTAGLDDDKKLSDEDMAALSALFAMLPPTQQPNAAAGATMQTQAQGVAALSASGFSPAASLTQTLGNAKSDAKTSAKSDDAATPLTAAAASAPVTGQVAADVVAPVSTLDKTAADVSSTQVPHNLNLHALSSTTTQGSQNTAPVIAMPTPQVTAPLGTPDWQNSVSQHITLFTRNGQQSAELRLHPEELGAVQISLKLDDNMAQVRMVSPHSHVRAALEAALPTLRAQLAESGIQLGQSSISSENFSGQQQQNNPQQSASSRSGGGFSLNGEEEAIAAPASLQAAARGNGAVDIFA; this comes from the coding sequence ATGATTACGTTGCCCAATGTTGTGCTGACCAGCGACGTCGATGCGACCGGCACCGGTGCCGGGCTGAAAGGCCTCGATGCGAAAGGCGGCGACGCGGCGCAGGATTTCCTGGCGCTGTTAGGCCAGCATTTCGCAGGCGGGCTCCCGCTTGCTGACGGTAAAACGCTGTCGCTCGCGCAGTTGCAGGGCGCTGGTAAAGAGACGCTGGCGGGGAAAACGCTGGCCGACGCCACGGCAGGCCAGCCAGGCGTGCAGAACGATCTGGCGCGACTGCTGGATCAACTGACCAACGGCGAAATCACCCCGGCCGATCTGACGCTTGCCGCAGGCGATGCGCAGGCGGTGACGGCTGACGCCGCGAAGCCCGCGCTGAAAACCGCCGGTCTTGACGACGATAAAAAGCTCAGCGATGAAGATATGGCCGCCTTAAGCGCCCTCTTCGCCATGCTGCCGCCGACTCAGCAGCCGAACGCGGCCGCGGGCGCAACGATGCAGACCCAGGCTCAGGGCGTCGCCGCACTGAGCGCCAGCGGCTTTAGCCCGGCGGCGAGCCTGACTCAGACGCTCGGCAACGCCAAAAGCGATGCCAAAACCAGCGCTAAAAGCGATGACGCCGCCACCCCGCTGACGGCGGCCGCCGCCAGCGCGCCGGTGACCGGCCAGGTTGCCGCGGATGTCGTCGCGCCTGTGTCAACGCTCGATAAAACCGCCGCCGACGTCAGCAGTACGCAGGTGCCGCACAACCTGAACCTGCATGCGCTGTCCTCCACGACGACTCAGGGTTCGCAGAACACCGCCCCGGTGATCGCGATGCCGACCCCGCAGGTCACCGCGCCGCTCGGTACCCCGGACTGGCAGAACTCGGTGAGCCAGCACATTACGCTCTTTACCCGCAACGGCCAGCAGAGCGCCGAGCTGCGCCTGCACCCGGAAGAACTGGGCGCGGTACAGATCAGCCTGAAGCTTGACGACAATATGGCGCAGGTGCGGATGGTGTCGCCGCACAGCCACGTGCGCGCCGCGCTGGAAGCGGCCCTCCCGACGCTGCGCGCGCAGCTCGCGGAGAGCGGTATTCAGCTGGGTCAGAGCAGCATCAGCAGCGAAAACTTTAGCGGTCAGCAGCAGCAAAACAACCCGCAACAGTCTGCCTCATCCCGTTCCGGCGGCGGTTTTAGCCTGAATGGTGAAGAAGAAGCGATTGCCGCTCCGGCAAGCCTTCAGGCAGCCGCTCGCGGCAACGGCGCGGTCGATATCTTTGCCTAA
- a CDS encoding Cellulose synthesis regulatory protein, with translation MTWREGVILQDAFISSQRNQLDSIATAMDRNLQYSVDKLLFYRAGMRYAMHNLLEGPQTDAVMAGFNADRHKREWMLPTGRDLAPEIQGVSDAFIAQSTLLERDEALLYNELNATLALGHMLSIADARSERPEVRTFYVSRAGFYLTNLPFFGHGSIPELYYQQVSSRWFLDQSLRRNPGRGVRWLHGRDLSMPSGQRVTASIPLDDNGRWFGVLAMDFPIPAMRDFLQNALNDDDSGGEILLFDRQLSPITTTSSRNDTALHFTAQDKAALARQMELANEGDARMDTRFIAWAKLDYFDGVLVKVTTVSQSAEGKFGKVAMVLGLLWLLFTAMLFISWRVIVGMVRNMLTMQRSLKWRAWYDTLTRLYNRGAFFERARLAAKTCDAQQAPFSVIQLDLDHFKSINDRYGHQAGDKVLTWAAGMLSRSLRAEDIAGRVGGEEFCIILPGTPSEGARQVAERIRQRINSQEILVRPDTTIRISVSVGISEALRDGDYDFEHLQSIADRRLYLAKQRGRNLVCDEG, from the coding sequence CTGACATGGCGTGAGGGGGTGATTTTGCAGGATGCGTTTATCTCCTCGCAGCGCAACCAGCTTGACAGTATCGCCACGGCGATGGACCGCAATCTGCAATACAGCGTTGATAAACTGCTGTTCTATCGCGCCGGTATGCGCTATGCCATGCACAATCTGCTGGAGGGCCCGCAGACCGACGCCGTGATGGCAGGCTTCAACGCGGATCGCCACAAGCGTGAATGGATGCTGCCTACGGGGCGCGATCTGGCGCCGGAGATACAGGGCGTGTCGGATGCGTTTATCGCCCAGAGTACGCTGCTTGAGCGCGACGAGGCGCTGTTATACAACGAACTGAATGCCACGCTGGCGCTCGGCCATATGCTGAGTATCGCCGATGCCCGTAGCGAGCGCCCGGAAGTGCGTACCTTCTATGTCTCGCGCGCCGGGTTTTACCTCACCAATCTGCCGTTTTTCGGCCACGGAAGCATTCCGGAGCTCTATTATCAGCAGGTCAGCAGCCGCTGGTTTCTCGATCAATCTTTGCGGCGCAATCCGGGACGCGGCGTGCGCTGGCTGCACGGGCGCGATCTCAGCATGCCGTCCGGTCAGCGCGTTACCGCCAGTATTCCGCTGGATGATAACGGCCGCTGGTTTGGCGTGCTGGCGATGGATTTCCCTATCCCTGCGATGCGTGATTTCCTGCAAAACGCGCTTAATGACGACGACAGCGGCGGCGAGATCCTGCTGTTCGATCGCCAGCTCAGCCCCATCACCACCACCTCGTCCCGCAACGACACCGCGCTGCACTTCACGGCGCAGGATAAAGCGGCGCTGGCGCGCCAGATGGAGCTTGCTAATGAGGGCGACGCGCGCATGGATACCCGTTTTATCGCCTGGGCAAAGCTCGACTATTTCGACGGCGTACTGGTGAAAGTCACCACGGTGTCCCAAAGCGCGGAAGGGAAATTCGGCAAGGTGGCGATGGTGCTCGGCCTGCTGTGGCTGCTCTTTACCGCCATGCTGTTTATCTCCTGGCGAGTGATTGTCGGGATGGTGCGCAATATGCTTACCATGCAGCGTTCGCTGAAGTGGCGCGCCTGGTACGATACGCTCACCCGGCTCTATAACCGCGGCGCGTTCTTTGAGCGCGCGCGTCTGGCCGCGAAGACATGCGACGCGCAGCAGGCGCCGTTCTCGGTTATCCAGCTCGATCTCGATCACTTCAAGAGCATCAACGACCGCTACGGCCATCAGGCGGGGGATAAGGTGCTGACATGGGCGGCGGGGATGTTAAGCCGTTCGCTGCGCGCGGAAGATATTGCCGGGCGCGTCGGCGGCGAAGAGTTCTGCATTATCCTGCCGGGTACGCCCTCGGAAGGCGCGCGGCAGGTGGCTGAGCGGATACGCCAGCGTATTAACAGCCAGGAGATTCTGGTGCGCCCGGACACCACCATTCGCATCAGCGTGTCCGTCGGCATCAGCGAGGCGTTACGAGACGGCGATTACGATTTCGAGCATCTGCAATCAATAGCCGATCGCCGGCTGTATCTTGCCAAGCAGCGCGGGCGCAACCTGGTGTGCGACGAAGGGTAG
- the fliL gene encoding Flagellar fliL protein, whose translation MMTDSAITKGKGRKRSIWIPLLVIITLAACATAGYSYWRMQQHGTTAAKAAPEPPPAPVFFALDTFTVNLGDADRVLYVGITLRLKDEATRQRLSDYLPEVRSRLLLLFSRQDASQLATDEGKQKLVEAIKQTLSAPLVAGQPKQVVTDVLYTAFILR comes from the coding sequence CTGATGACTGACAGCGCAATCACCAAAGGTAAAGGCCGTAAACGCTCCATCTGGATCCCGTTACTGGTCATTATAACTCTCGCTGCCTGTGCGACGGCAGGCTATAGCTACTGGCGTATGCAGCAGCATGGCACCACCGCGGCTAAAGCGGCGCCAGAACCGCCGCCGGCGCCGGTCTTTTTCGCACTGGACACCTTCACCGTGAACCTGGGTGATGCCGACCGCGTGCTGTACGTCGGCATTACGCTGCGTCTGAAGGACGAGGCGACCCGCCAGCGTCTGAGCGACTATCTGCCGGAAGTGCGCAGCCGTCTGCTGCTACTCTTCTCTCGTCAGGACGCCTCGCAACTGGCGACCGATGAAGGCAAGCAGAAGCTGGTGGAGGCTATCAAACAGACGCTCTCCGCGCCGCTGGTGGCAGGACAACCGAAGCAGGTAGTGACTGACGTCCTCTACACTGCCTTTATCTTGCGGTAA
- the yedP gene encoding Putative mannosyl-3-phosphoglycerate phosphatase → MAHLNDDLLVITDLDGTLLDPNTHEWEPAQAWLTRLIDHQVPVILSSTKTAAEIVALQDALGLSGQPFIAENGAIIQLDARWEDNPDFPRLLNGIPHDDILAVINRLRDEHGYKLFCFSDVDEKTIAEWTGLNPKLAAMAKLLEASETVIWRDSDDNLARFTASLEALGLMMIEGGRFWHVLDARGGKGQAVNWLKEQYRKREGTLRTTLGLGDGPDDASLLDNVDFAVVVKGLNRQGVTLKQDEPQRVFRTQESGPAGFREGLDHFLGKA, encoded by the coding sequence ATGGCGCATCTGAATGACGATTTGCTGGTGATCACCGACCTTGACGGCACGCTGCTTGACCCGAACACGCATGAGTGGGAGCCCGCGCAGGCGTGGCTAACGCGCCTTATCGACCATCAGGTGCCGGTTATTCTCTCCAGCACCAAAACCGCAGCGGAGATCGTCGCATTACAGGACGCGCTGGGGCTCTCCGGGCAGCCGTTTATCGCCGAGAACGGCGCGATTATTCAGCTCGACGCCCGCTGGGAAGATAACCCCGATTTCCCTCGCCTGCTGAATGGCATTCCTCATGACGATATTCTCGCGGTGATCAATCGCCTGCGCGACGAACATGGCTATAAGCTTTTCTGCTTCAGCGATGTCGACGAGAAAACCATTGCCGAATGGACCGGACTTAACCCGAAACTCGCGGCGATGGCGAAGCTGCTGGAGGCTTCAGAGACGGTTATCTGGCGCGACAGCGACGACAACCTGGCGCGCTTTACCGCAAGCCTTGAGGCGCTCGGTTTGATGATGATTGAGGGCGGTCGTTTCTGGCATGTGCTGGACGCGCGCGGCGGCAAAGGCCAGGCGGTGAACTGGCTTAAGGAGCAATACCGCAAGCGCGAAGGCACACTGCGCACCACGCTTGGGCTCGGCGACGGGCCGGACGACGCCTCGCTGCTGGATAACGTCGATTTCGCGGTGGTGGTGAAGGGCCTTAACCGTCAGGGCGTCACGCTAAAGCAGGATGAGCCGCAGCGTGTCTTTCGCACCCAGGAAAGCGGCCCCGCGGGGTTTCGCGAGGGGCTCGATCACTTTCTGGGTAAGGCGTAA
- the fliP gene encoding Flagellar biosynthetic protein fliP — MPGLVSQPMSGGGQSWSLPVQTLVFITSLTFLPAILLMMTSFTRIIIVFGLLRNALGTPSAPPNQVLLGLALFLTFFIMSPVIDKIYSDAYQPFTENKISMEVALDRGAQPLREFMLRQTREADLALFAKLANTQPIQGPEAVPMRILLPAYVTSELKTAFQIGFTVFIPFLIIDLVVASVLMALGMMMVPPASIALPFKLMLFVLVDGWQLLVGSLAQSFYS, encoded by the coding sequence CTGCCGGGTCTTGTCAGCCAGCCGATGTCTGGCGGCGGTCAGAGCTGGTCGCTGCCGGTACAGACGCTGGTGTTTATCACCTCGCTGACGTTCCTGCCCGCCATTCTGTTAATGATGACCAGCTTTACGCGCATCATCATTGTGTTCGGTCTGCTGCGTAACGCGCTCGGCACCCCTTCCGCGCCGCCAAACCAGGTGCTGCTGGGCCTCGCGCTATTCCTGACCTTTTTTATCATGTCGCCGGTTATCGATAAGATCTATTCCGACGCCTATCAGCCGTTCACCGAAAATAAAATTTCGATGGAAGTGGCGCTCGACCGCGGCGCGCAACCGCTGCGTGAATTTATGCTGCGTCAGACCCGCGAGGCGGATCTGGCGCTGTTCGCGAAGCTTGCCAATACGCAGCCGATTCAGGGGCCGGAAGCGGTGCCGATGCGCATCCTGCTGCCCGCGTATGTCACCAGCGAACTGAAAACCGCATTCCAGATTGGCTTTACCGTGTTTATCCCCTTCCTGATCATCGATCTGGTGGTGGCGAGCGTATTAATGGCGCTCGGGATGATGATGGTGCCGCCTGCGTCTATCGCCCTGCCCTTCAAGCTGATGCTGTTTGTGCTGGTCGATGGCTGGCAGCTCCTTGTCGGTTCGCTTGCCCAAAGCTTTTACAGTTAA
- the fliM gene encoding Flagellar motor switch protein fliM translates to MGDSILSQAEIDALLNGDSEQSAEQQATGGDGDIRPYDPNTQRRVVRERLQALEIINERFARQFRMGLFNLLRRSPDITVGAIRIQPYHEFARNLPVPTNLNLIHLKPLRGTGLFVFSPSLVFIAVDNLFGGDGRFPTKVEGREFTHTEQRVINRMLKLALEAYSDAWKAINPLDVEYVRSEMQVKFTNITTSPNDIVVNTPFHVEIGNLTGEFNICLPFSMIEPLRELLVNPPLENSRQEDQHWRDNLVRQVQHSELELIANFAEIPLRLSKILKLKPGDVLPIEKPDRILVHVDGVPVLTSQYGTVSGQYALRVEHLINPILNSLNEEQPNE, encoded by the coding sequence ATGGGCGACAGCATTCTTTCTCAGGCCGAAATCGATGCGCTGTTAAACGGCGACAGCGAGCAGAGCGCGGAACAGCAAGCGACAGGCGGCGATGGCGACATCCGCCCCTACGATCCCAATACCCAGCGTCGCGTGGTGCGCGAGCGCCTCCAGGCGCTGGAGATTATCAACGAACGCTTCGCGCGCCAGTTCCGTATGGGGTTGTTTAACCTGCTGCGCCGCAGCCCGGACATCACCGTGGGGGCGATTCGTATTCAGCCTTACCACGAGTTTGCCCGCAACCTGCCGGTGCCGACCAACCTTAACCTGATTCATTTAAAACCGCTGCGCGGCACCGGGCTGTTTGTGTTTTCGCCAAGCCTGGTGTTTATCGCGGTGGACAACCTGTTCGGCGGTGACGGCCGCTTCCCGACTAAAGTGGAAGGCCGCGAATTTACCCACACCGAACAGCGCGTCATCAACCGTATGCTCAAGCTGGCGCTTGAAGCCTACAGCGACGCGTGGAAAGCGATTAACCCGCTGGACGTAGAGTATGTGCGTTCAGAAATGCAGGTGAAATTCACCAACATCACCACCTCGCCGAACGATATCGTGGTTAACACCCCGTTTCACGTTGAGATTGGTAACCTGACCGGCGAGTTTAATATCTGCCTGCCGTTCAGCATGATTGAGCCGCTGCGCGAGCTGCTGGTCAACCCGCCGCTGGAAAACTCCCGTCAGGAAGACCAGCACTGGCGCGACAACCTGGTACGCCAGGTTCAGCACTCGGAGCTGGAGTTGATTGCCAACTTCGCCGAGATCCCGCTGCGACTCTCGAAGATCCTGAAGCTGAAGCCAGGCGATGTGCTGCCCATTGAGAAGCCAGATCGCATTCTGGTGCACGTGGATGGCGTACCGGTTCTCACCAGTCAGTACGGCACCGTGAGCGGACAATATGCCCTGCGCGTTGAACATTTGATCAACCCAATTTTGAATTCGCTGAATGAGGAACAGCCCAATGAGTGA
- the fliI gene encoding Flagellum-specific ATP synthase has product MAGTVPPGRTRSGVMTARLTRWLNTLDNFEAKMAQLPSVRRYGRLTRATGLVLEATGLQLPLGATCIIERQEGTQLQEVESEVVGFNGQKLFLMPLEEVEGILPGARVYARAGLGEGLQSSKQLPLGPQLLGRVLDGAGKPLDGLPSPDTETTGALITPPFNPLQRTAIEDVLDVGVRPINALLTVGRGQRMGLFAGSGVGKSVLLGMMARYTQADVIVVGLIGERGREVKDFIENILGAEGRARSVVIAAPADVSPLLRMQGAAYATRIAEDFRDRGQHVLLIMDSLTRYAMAQREIALAIGEPPATKGYPPSVFAKLPALVERAGNGITGGGSITAFYTVLTEGDDQQDPIADSARAILDGHIVLSRRLAEAGHYPAIDIEASISRVMTAIISEEHYARVRTFKQLLSSFQRNRDLVSVGAYAKGSDPMLDRAITLWPQLEAFLQQGIYERSGVEDALQALELIFPSV; this is encoded by the coding sequence ATTTCGAGGCCAAAATGGCGCAACTGCCGTCGGTGCGCCGCTACGGTCGCCTGACCCGCGCCACCGGCCTGGTGCTGGAAGCGACCGGGCTGCAACTGCCGCTCGGCGCGACCTGCATTATCGAGCGTCAGGAAGGCACGCAGCTCCAGGAAGTGGAAAGCGAAGTGGTCGGCTTTAATGGCCAGAAACTGTTTTTAATGCCGCTTGAAGAAGTGGAAGGCATTTTACCAGGCGCGCGCGTTTATGCCCGCGCGGGCCTGGGCGAAGGGTTACAGAGCAGCAAACAGCTGCCGCTCGGCCCGCAACTCCTCGGCCGCGTGCTGGATGGCGCGGGCAAGCCGCTTGACGGTCTGCCCTCCCCTGACACCGAAACCACCGGGGCGTTGATCACGCCGCCGTTCAACCCGCTGCAGCGTACCGCGATTGAAGATGTGCTGGATGTCGGCGTGCGCCCGATCAACGCCCTGCTCACCGTTGGTCGCGGCCAGCGTATGGGCCTGTTCGCAGGTTCCGGCGTCGGTAAATCGGTGCTGCTCGGCATGATGGCGCGCTACACCCAGGCGGATGTCATCGTCGTAGGGCTTATCGGCGAGCGTGGCCGCGAAGTCAAAGACTTTATCGAGAACATCCTTGGCGCCGAAGGGCGCGCCCGCTCGGTGGTGATCGCCGCCCCGGCGGATGTCTCTCCTTTATTACGTATGCAGGGCGCCGCGTATGCCACCCGCATCGCAGAAGATTTCCGCGACCGTGGTCAGCACGTACTGCTGATCATGGATTCGCTGACCCGTTACGCGATGGCGCAGCGTGAAATCGCGCTGGCCATCGGCGAGCCGCCGGCGACCAAAGGCTATCCGCCTTCTGTTTTCGCCAAACTGCCCGCGCTGGTGGAACGCGCCGGTAACGGCATCACCGGCGGCGGCTCGATTACCGCGTTTTATACCGTACTGACCGAAGGCGACGACCAGCAGGATCCGATCGCCGACTCCGCGCGCGCCATTCTCGACGGCCACATTGTGCTGTCGCGCCGCCTCGCGGAAGCCGGTCACTATCCGGCAATTGATATCGAAGCGTCCATCAGCCGCGTGATGACAGCCATCATCAGCGAAGAACATTACGCGCGCGTGCGGACCTTCAAACAGCTGCTCTCAAGCTTCCAGCGCAACCGCGATCTGGTGAGCGTCGGAGCTTATGCCAAAGGCAGCGATCCGATGCTGGATCGCGCCATTACGCTGTGGCCGCAACTGGAAGCGTTTCTGCAGCAGGGTATTTACGAACGTTCCGGTGTAGAGGATGCGTTGCAGGCACTGGAACTTATCTTCCCGTCAGTATGA
- the dsrB gene encoding Protein dsrB: MNVNDRVTVKTDGGPRRPGVVLAVEPFNEGTMYLVSLEEYPLGIWFFNEKDHPDGVFVEKVE, from the coding sequence ATGAACGTTAACGATCGGGTTACCGTTAAGACGGATGGCGGGCCGCGCCGCCCAGGCGTCGTGCTGGCCGTTGAGCCTTTTAATGAAGGTACGATGTATCTGGTTTCGCTTGAGGAGTATCCGCTGGGAATATGGTTCTTTAATGAGAAAGATCACCCGGACGGCGTATTTGTCGAAAAAGTAGAATAA
- the rcsA gene encoding Colanic acid capsular biosynthesis activation protein A — MVFINEDCFIHDPESSQHIKHIINQHPGTLFIVFMAIANIHFDEYLRVRKNLLISSKSIKPESLDAILGDYLTKDMQCIGKISLPTLSLSRTESSMLKMWMSGQDTIQISDQMNIKAKTVSSHKGNIKRKIKTHNKQVIYHVVRLTDNVTNGIFVNMR; from the coding sequence GTGGTGTTTATTAATGAAGACTGTTTTATTCACGATCCCGAAAGCAGTCAGCATATAAAGCACATCATTAATCAGCATCCCGGTACGTTATTTATCGTTTTTATGGCGATTGCTAATATTCACTTTGATGAATATTTACGGGTGCGTAAAAATCTGTTAATTAGCTCTAAATCGATTAAACCGGAGTCGCTGGATGCCATTCTGGGAGATTATTTAACCAAAGATATGCAGTGCATTGGCAAAATCAGTTTGCCTACACTTTCTTTAAGCCGTACTGAATCCAGTATGCTGAAAATGTGGATGTCGGGCCAGGATACGATTCAGATTTCCGATCAGATGAATATTAAGGCCAAAACCGTTTCGTCACATAAAGGCAATATAAAACGTAAAATCAAGACCCATAATAAGCAAGTGATCTATCATGTCGTCCGGTTGACCGATAACGTTACCAACGGCATTTTTGTGAATATGCGCTAA
- the fliR gene encoding Flagellar biosynthetic protein fliR, with the protein MLQFTSDQWLHWLTLYFWPLLRVLALISTAPILSERAISIRVKIGLALLITIALAPNIPGSNVPIFSLEGLWLGLQQMLIGVAIGFTMQFAFAAVRTAGELIGLQMGLSFATFFDPGSRLNMPVLARFIDMLAMLLFLTVNGHLWLISILADTFYTLPIGGDAINSNAFMALARAGGLIFVNGVMMALPMITLLLSLNLALGLLNRMAPQLTVFAIGFPLTLSIGIIVLAALMPLIAPFCEHLFAEIFHLLTDIVSEIPAKG; encoded by the coding sequence ATGCTGCAATTCACCAGCGACCAGTGGCTTCACTGGCTGACTCTGTACTTCTGGCCGCTGCTGCGGGTGCTGGCGTTGATCAGCACCGCGCCTATCCTGAGCGAGCGCGCTATCAGCATCCGCGTCAAAATTGGTCTGGCGCTGCTGATTACCATTGCGCTTGCGCCGAATATCCCTGGCAGCAACGTGCCGATTTTCTCGCTGGAAGGGCTGTGGCTGGGGCTACAGCAAATGCTCATCGGCGTCGCCATCGGGTTTACCATGCAGTTCGCGTTCGCGGCGGTGCGTACCGCAGGCGAGCTTATCGGGCTGCAAATGGGACTGTCATTTGCCACGTTTTTCGATCCGGGCAGCCGCCTGAATATGCCGGTACTGGCGCGTTTTATCGACATGCTGGCGATGTTGCTGTTTCTCACGGTTAACGGTCATCTGTGGCTTATCTCCATTCTTGCCGATACGTTTTATACCCTGCCCATTGGCGGTGACGCGATTAACAGCAACGCCTTTATGGCCCTGGCCCGCGCCGGCGGTTTGATATTTGTTAACGGGGTTATGATGGCGCTGCCGATGATTACGCTGCTGCTGTCATTAAACCTGGCGCTTGGCCTGTTAAACCGTATGGCGCCGCAGCTGACCGTTTTCGCTATTGGCTTCCCGCTGACGCTGAGTATCGGGATAATCGTTCTGGCTGCGTTAATGCCTTTAATAGCACCGTTCTGTGAACATTTATTCGCAGAAATATTTCACTTGTTGACTGATATCGTTAGCGAAATTCCTGCTAAGGGTTAA